The genomic DNA GAATATAATAAAACGTCAAACACTTATGGATGTTCAATAGTGTTAATATGTAAAATAAGAAAACTAGAGGATGGCGTAGTATTTTTATATTTGTCAAAAAATTTATTGAAGAGTCTTACACGCCATCTGAAATTCTGAAGCGTAACACTTCCTTTTCACCAAATCTTGTCATAATAGATTGTACTGGTTGCAGGAGTTCAACAATTCCAATAACATCTACAACAATAAACTTAAAGTTAAACACAACAAATTGTAAGCGATTTGTTCTAAAATTTTATAAGCAATACCAGTGGAATAAATAGGAAGCTCATCGAGAGCAGAACAATGAGGAGAATTATATAGGAGTGTCAAAGGAACCAAATCAAATATATGGCATGGTATACTCAAAATTTCCTCAGGTTCCAACACCACCACAGTGATGGGAAGAAAAATGATGTGATTTTCAGAACGTACAGGCCTCAGAAATCCAGCAGCTGGAAGAACCTGAACATTTCTGATACGAACAATCTGCCAGGATGAATGATAAAGTAAAAAAAATTCCAAAGAGCTGGTGGAATAATTGCAAGTATGTGATTATTCTGCAAAAAAGAAAATCTTAGGATAGAGGCTGGAAAATACAATCATAGATGTGGTATAAGTCATATAGTTATTCAATCAAACCTCATAGTCCAATTGAATAAGATTGTGCCTGACTAAGACACCTTGTCGATTAGTTGATACCCACATTCTTGTCACACGGACCTTCAAAGTCCAAGCAGTATTATTAGCATCCAGATTGGATAAATGATGACGGTCCTGCATATCTGAGTAATGAAAAAATTAATAGATGTTATAAAAAAGGAGTATATTAAATGTTCATTTCAACAAATAGGTAATGAATTGTAAttatacttggatgttctgccATATGAACTCTGAAATTAGTTTGTGAGTTGGATATATAGTAAAAACAATCCGAATGTGTGGAGCGTTTAAGACAATCGGCTGTATTTTTAATAAAGATTTACACTATCTTTATAGTTAAGGTGATAGGCTGATAATTAGTCCATGAAAATCTCAATCAATAGATAACTATTAGAGTTGTATGATGATCCCTAACAGCTTACACCAATATTAGCAAGGAAAAAAATGTGTTAAAATAGAATCTCAATTAGTAACATAAATGTGATattaaacaaatatttaaatatgaGTTAGTTATCTGATACACATTGTTAGTATCCCATAATCTTCTCTGATTAGCATAATGTCTCCTTATCAATATAAAACATATCACATCTAATTATATTGAGAATTTGATATGCATAAAAAAACTATTCCAAAATCTGCCTTTTACTTAGTAGTTATATGAGAATGAATAACCAATATGACCTGATGTAATTCTAATTTAATAACAAAAAAAATTCTCGTACTACCAATTATAATAAAATGATGAATAACTTAGTCAGAATTGTAAATGTGCAATACAAATAACTACTATGATACATTATCATCATTTATGCTCGGTAGATTGTAAAATACTTCTTCATAGACTACATTTGATGTAATATTTGTGGTGGTACCATCTTCATGGTCAAACAATTACAATAAGTTAGTTAAATCAAATATTATCATAATTTAGGAAGGTTGTAGAAAACTTCTTCAAACACAACATTTGATGTTATATTTGTGCTTTTCCCATTATCGTCATCAATAAGAATATGTAGTCCTTCTGGAGATGTAACATGGGATATTGCAACGTATAACTGACCATGAGAGAATACGGGCGTAGGAAGATACAATCCAACTGTGTCCAATGATTGACCTTGGATCTTGTTCACAGTCATGCAAAACATAGTTGGAGAGGAAATTGTGTTCTTTTAAATTCAAATGGCCAATTTGTGTCTATTGGGACCATATCGATTCTTGGAATTAGATGTTTCGTACCAACTTGAGATCCATAGAGAATTTGACATTCTATACTGTTTTTTTTGCAGCCAGTAACTATCATCATTGTACCATTGCATAGACCCATAATCTGATTTAAATTCCTCATCAACATAACAACGGATCCAACCTTTACTTTTAACTCGTGTTTAGGCATACATGGCATATTTATGGAGTTCAGATACTCAACTGGAAATGACGAATCAAAGTCATTCTCGTCAACACCCCTGTCTTCAATTGAATCTTGGCTGAGATAAGTATGCATATTACCCGAAACTCTTTCAAGAATCTGTGCATTGATGTCATCAACTACAACGTTTGTTGGAGTCAAAATAGATCTCGATCTCAGATACTCCTGTGAATGCAAGTTATTCTGAAAATCTGGATATATAATGTCAATTAGGGTTTTAATGGGACTTTTCAAAGGACTCTTGACAACATATTCATCACGAACTACAAACTCAGTTTTAACATCTGCACGATGAGTATCAATGCATTCAACTTTTCCGTCTCCAATCTCAAGTTGCCATTTACTAAAGTCAGCTATTACTTTATTTCTAGCTTCAGAATTACCTGAATGTAATCTCATGTTCTGACTGAGAAGAAAGACCCTGCAAGATTTCCAAAGCCGGGATTTGTTAAATGATGCATTCACTATTTCAGCCCTTCCAGCCTTAGGCAGAACAGGTAATATCTGTCGAAAATCGCCTCCAAAAACAACTGTAATACCACCAAAAGGGTCTTCTTCCTCGTTCTACATCAACGACAGCCATTATGTCTTGCAAGCTTCTGTCCACGGATTCAATTACATAGTGATGCTGTATTGGAGCTTCATCCCATATTATAAGACTTGTGTGCTGCATCAACTCTGCAATGTATGTACCATGTTTTATTCCAGCAATAGAAGTCTGATCTAATTTAAGCGGTATCTTAAACCTAGAATGAGCTGTTCGGTCACCAAGAAGAAGTGTAGCAGCAATTCCTGAGCCTGCAACAGGAAGAACAATCTTTCCTTCTGATCGAAAACGTGAACAAAGAGTTTGCCAAAGAAACGTTTTACCGCATCCACCGCTCCCGTAAACAAAAAACATTCCACCTTTATTTTTGTTTACATTATCAACAACTGCATTATATACATCCAGCTGCCTTGAGCTCAGATTTTTATGAGCTTTATCATGATTAAGTCTCAATTCTTCTTTATTGTAGCTAGTTTCCTCAGCAATAAGAAGATTAACAAAAGTATGGAAAAATCGTTCGTCAGGAAATGGCATCATATGAAAATCTCTTAAGGACTTAACAACATCATTTAACAACTTTTCAATCTCTGTACAAAAAAAAATGGTAAATGTTCCGACAtctaaataaaaataataaaaaaatactaCAAAGTAACAAACGTAAAATGTATTTAATACTGATCACACACCTGCTAAAGCATAGTTCTGGATTTCATACTCGGACAGTGTTAAATGAATGTTATCTGAAATCTTATGCCGGATATAAAGAACATCATTTGACAATGTTGGCCAGTGTTTTTCCCATAGCGCAAGCGGATCAGACACTGAACAATATGCCAGTATGTTAACAAACATAGCCCGAATTTGGATTGGCATAGCTGACAATGCATTTTCTTCTAAAGCATCATGCCATTGCTTGTCATTATTCAATAGACCAAGAGCACCACATGTTTCCTTAAATGTATCATATGTAGTTCCATCAATAGTGCGCAACTGAGAGAAAGATAAAGCACATTTACATCTAAGTAACAGTATTCGAAGATACAATAATTCACCAGTTGTTGCATGAACCTCTGCTAACCTCCCAACCACATCACCTCTTTGTCTAAGCTTCCATTTAGCAGTTTTCTTTGTCCATGTAAACTGGGTGGGAAAGTCAGAATATGTAAAATTTCGAGCTTGTGAAAATTCACTGTTAGCTACAAACCAAGCCTCTAGTTTACTTTTTTTGGAAGTCGCGTTATTACACACATTCTCCAAATCTGCAGAACTCTAAAAATTCAAGTACTTTTGACCGGGCAAATGTATTGGTAAGCGTTCAACACTTGGGGAACGATGGTGAATGTCAAACCCAAAAATCCTCCAAGATGCCTCAGATGCACAAACATATCTACCATCAAGAAAATTCTTTACCTCATCCAAATTCTTCACGGATCTTGTAGTTTGTTCACTCCCTGATTTGTTACTTTTCTTCTTCAACAACATTGTAGCAGTGTCATGACCCTTTAAACAGTACTTAAAGAGATATTTCAACGATCTTGAACTGTTGCAAATTTCCAGATTTATATGACACTGAAACCGCAACAAAAGATCTCGATTGTATGGAACTACATATTGATTGTCAAGGTTGATCCCTTTTTTGTTGAtaacttgttagatatatttgataatgtcatggctaatatgatttatgtttagtttcagatcttacttaaacaggataaatcagtacttactggaagtcaggacttaaggatatcagtacttatattatcaggagataattatcaaatgatggatatcagaacttaagtactgaaggacgttcagataaggacagcagctgattaaaggaaagaagatcgagacaaacataagaaaagatatgcatgaagaaggaattctatgaagaatagaatacttggaagaaaagatatctgattgatatattttaggaagcagaattatattccatatcaattagcgattatcttgtaactgtgtagtatataaacacaaacatagggtttacactataagtgttatcattatcgaaaatattattcattgtaaccctagtagctctcgtgatatttgttcatcactgagaggtaacagttccatactgtaacatagtttattgtttcaataaagtttgttttctgttacttgagttattaaatagggtaatgtcaaacaaggtaattaactgcaaaggagatatgggatgctctggaaacaaggtgtcagggaactgatacaattaagaagaacaggaagtcaatactcactcaagagtatgaacactttgactcaaaggctaatgagtcattgactgatttatatgatagatttttcaaactcttgaatgatttgtcactggttaataaggagtatgatcttgaagattcaaaccttaaattcctgttagctcttcctgaatgctgggatttgaaggcaacaacaataagagataactacaatcttgatgaaacaactcttgatgaaatttatggaatgctcaagactcatgaacttgagatggaacaaagaagcaagaggaaaggaggaaagtcaaggacagttgcttttaaggctgaagaagaatcccccaaggcagctacctcaaggaaagacaagggtaaagctcttttcacaaagtctgatattgagtcatcaagttctgaaagtgatgatgactcagattctgaaagcttgcctgagactgatgctgatgaggagatgatgaagctgtgtgctcttatggtgaaagggatcacaaagattgcatacaggaagttcaggaagggaaataagttttccaggaaaggcacaagttctgataagaagaatttcagaagatctgagggaagaggaggaaagtctgatagaggagattataccaatgtcaaatgctataactgtggtgagaaaggccacatatctcctgattgcaagaaagtgaagggtgacaaaggcaaggctcttgtcacaaagaagaaaagctggacagacacctcaaactctgaaagtgaggagaattatactttgatggcaaatgctgataaagcaagtactgaaagcagttctgaagctgctgaatcaaaggtacctcagactacttatgcttttcatactaatgatattaatgagttgagaagatatcttaaaaccatgtttgttagttatagagatcaaactttaacatgtgaaagattaacttctgaaaatcttgcttttaagaaaagaaatgatttcttagaaaaagagttagttatgttccatcaaactcagaaagatagagatgatgccttttatgttagggatgaagtgctaaaaatgaatgaatctctaaaaactgagttagaaaaggaaatagaggttatcaggacttggactaactctggcaaaacaactcaaaatttgctaagtagtgaaaattggaaagagggcttaggttatggagaggataagaatgataaaggaactgtagaaagTAAGCCTGTTCTTGTTAAGCAAAAGCctaagttaaaacctgttaagtttgtaactgtaaagtctgataatgagaaatcggaagttaaagagggattaacttcagacaaacttaaacaggaaaagacagctgaagtaaacataggtttaatgactaagaagcagcttaagcataagctgaaagatgttaagaacgcaaacaaggtaaaatcacctaggaaaaataggaatggaaaggaaggtgtgaataaaaacaatgattataagcctgttcctaaagctcctaggaaaacgtgtcataactgtgaaagttctaaccatctggcctctttttacaggaaaattaagaacataaactccttaccttcaaagtcaggagttaagagtcattctgttagatataagccacaaaatccttgttttcattgtggtagtttatggcattccatttatacttgtaaggaatatcatagtttgtactatgattattatcaaataaaaccttctttaaagaaagtttccattgttccttctagtgtaaattctgattcaaagtctgatagtgtaagttctgataagaaaaatgttaacataaactctgatgctaaatccgctgtaaatgttaacaaactttataaggccaaaggatccaagcaagtttgggtccttaaaactaatcattagtggtctttgtgattgcagggcaacaggaaaaatatcctggttctggacagtggatgttcaggacatatgactggaaataaagccctgctatcagactttgtggagaaagctggcccaagtattttttatggagatggcaacattggaaaaacattggtatatggaaatatcaatcttgggaatgtcatcattaaagaagtagctctggtctcaggacttaaacacaatctgctgagtataagtcaaatctgtgacagaggttatcatgttgatttctttgaagaacactgtgaagttgtgagtaaatccaaaggcaaagttgttctgaaatgATACAGGTGTGGTatcatttatgaagctaagctttcaacaagtactgatggttctgcaattggtctgttgagtagagcatcaattgaagaaagctggaattggcacaagaaactctctcatttaaatttcaacaatataaatgaattagtcaagaaagatcttgtgagaggactgccaaagtcagtatttgctcctgatggcctttgtgattcttgtcagaaggctaaacaaagaaaatcctcattcaagagcaagactgaatcatcaattcttgagccttatcacctactacatgttgatctatttggtccagtaaatgtcatgtatattgcaaagaagaaatatgttatggtcatagtggatgagttcaccagatacacatgggtgtatttcttgcacacaaaaagtgaaactgcatctatcttgattgatcatgtcaaacaactggataaattggtcaaagactcagtgaaaataataaggagtgataatggcactgagttcaagaatttgataatggaagagttctgcaaaaaccatggaattaagcaggaatactttgctcctggaactccacagcaaaatggagttgttgaaaggaagaatagaactctcattgaagaagcaaagcttccaacctatttctgggctgaagctgtgcagactgcttgttttactcaaaatgcaacactcattaacaagcaaggaaagacaccatatgagatggtgaagaaaaagaagccaaatctgaagtattttcatgtatttggatgcaagtgttttgttcttaagactcatcctgaacaactatccaaatttgatctaaaagctgatgaaggaatctttgttggatatccactttccacaaaagccttcagagtctataacttgagaacaagagtggtcatggaatctatcaatgtctcttttgatgataagaagattactggacttgaagattttattaatcatgatcagctaagatttgaaaatgaagactcaaattctgatactgaaaatcctgacaatataagtcctgatactgcaaactctgatggattaaactctgacgttattgaaactgtggtgactacgccaaaggaagatgcacctatgcagggggagcatactcaagatcttaccacatctcaagaagcatcagaacatacatctagctcttcaagttctgattcgtcaagttctgataagccaagttctgatagttctgaaaatctaaattctgaagaatccaactcagagagcatagtttcagggggagcatcagaaaatgaaaatgaagacagcatggatcatgggggagcatccagttctagagaaaaccttccatctgcaaggaagtggattaaatcacatacacctgatttgataattggaaatcctgatgcaggtgtcagaactagaacatgtacttcaaatgaatgtctttacaattcttttctttctcagactgagccaaagaaagtggaagaagctcttcaagatgctgattgggtgcaagcaatgcaggaagagttaaatgaatttgaaagaaacaaagtctggaccctagtgccaagaccaaagaatagatctgttgttggtataaagtgggtattcagaaacaaaactgacagtgatggcataattacaaggaataaggcaaggctggttgcaaaaggatattctcaacaggagggaattgattatgatgaaacatttgcaccagttgctaggttagaagccataaggatatttttggcttatgctgctcacaaaaagtttactgtctttcaaatggatgtgaaaagtgcttttcccaatggagaattggaggaagaagtatatgttgaacaatctccaggctttgtagattacaaatatccagattatgtctacaggcttgataaagcactttatggacttaagcaagctcttagagcatggtatgagactttagctcagtttcttctggaaagtggatttaacagaggaactataggcaaaacactgttctacctcaaccatggaaaggacttacttcttgtccagatctatgttgatgatatcatttttgggtctacaaatgacagactttgcaaaaagtttgccaaactgatgcagtcaaggtatcagatgagtatgatgggggaacttagctattttctgggccttcaagtcaagcagaatgaagaaggcacttttatttgtcaaactaagtacaccagaaacttgctgaaaaaatttggaatgcaagattgttcaagtgcatccactcccatggccactggaacaaaactggacaaggatactggtaaatcagtagatattactgattacagaggtatgattggctcactactctacctaactgctagtagacctgatatcatgtatgctacctgtctttgtgcaagatttcaagcagatccaagagaacctcacttaacagctgtgaaaagatcaagtatcttaagggaacagctgatctgggattatggtatcccagagaatcagattttaaactaataggttactcagatgcagattttgcaggttgcaaaattgacaggaaaagcacaagtggaaccaagaaacaaaagtcaatttccacatcaactgcagaagcagagtatattgctgcaggaagctgttgtgcacagattctttgaatgaagaatcagttactggattatgggttaacatatttcaaaatccctatttactgtgataatcaaagtgctattgttatgacaggtaatccagttcaacactcaatgacaaagcacatcggcatcaggtaccacttcataagggaacatgtggatgaaagtacagtggaattgcactttgttccaacagatcaacaactagcagatatct from Apium graveolens cultivar Ventura chromosome 5, ASM990537v1, whole genome shotgun sequence includes the following:
- the LOC141660617 gene encoding uncharacterized protein LOC141660617; the encoded protein is MLKLLLNVDPVDAPDIVSHMFKLKLDHLLDLIKKNNYFGKCIGVMHVIEFQKCGLAHVHMLIWLSLESRPNSIEKFDQLVSAEIPDKNSDPIAYEVVKNYMMHGPCDKDLYTSPCIVKGKCMRHFPKRFNGNTYFDDCGFPVYRRRNTGRCHINLEICNSSRSLKYLFKYCLKGHDTATMLLKKKSNKSGSEQTTRSVKNLDESSADLENVCNNATSKKSKLEAWFVANSEFSQARNFTYSDFPTQFTWTKKTAKWKLRQRGDVVGRLAEVHATTGELLYLRILLLRCKCALSFSQLRTIDGTTYDTFKETCGALGLLNNDKQWHDALEENALSAMPIQIRAMFVNILAYCSVSDPLALWEKHWPTLSNDVLYIRHKISDNIHLTLSEYEIQNYALAEIEKLLNDVVKSLRDFHMMPFPDERFFHTFVNLLIAEETSYNKEELRLNHDKAHKNLSSRQLDVYNAVVDNVNKNKGGMFFVYGSGGCGKTFLWQTLCSRFRSEGKIVLPVAGSGIAATLLLGDRTAHSRFKIPLKLDQTSIAGIKHGTYIAELMQHTSLIIWDEAPIQHHYNEEEDPFGGITVVFGGDFRQILPVLPKAGRAEIVNASFNKSRLWKSCRVFLLSQNMRLHSGNSEARNKVIADFSKWQLEIGDGKVECIDTHRADVKTEFVVRDEYVVKSPLKSPIKTLIDIIYPDFQNNLHSQEYLRSRSILTPTNVVVDDINAQILERVSGNMHTYLSQDSIEDRGVDENDFDSSFPVEYLNSINMPYMQDRHHLSNLDANNTAWTLKVRVTRMWVSTNRQGVLVRHNLIQLDYEIVRIRNVQVLPAAGFLRPVRSENHIIFLPITVVVLEPEEILSIPCHIFDLVPLTLLYNSPHCSALDELPIYSTDVIGIVELLQPVQSIMTRFGEKEVLRFRISDGV